CGACCCGCACTGCCACCAGGTGATCCGCTCCCGGGTCATTGTGATCATGTGCCCAGCCTCCACCGGCGCTGGCTTGGCACGGGCTATTTCCAGCCCACGCGGTTGCGGTGTATGAAAAACGGGTGAGAACGCGAGACGCCCAGCGAAGCGCAAGTTTCTTGCCGGCCATTGTGGCGACACTGGCTTGCGCGGCGGTGCTGTTGCTGTTCGCTGGTCCGGCTGTTGCCGCAGACTTTCCCGCAATCGAAATCGAGACGACGTCCAACGCCACTCTTGACGGCGTGTTGCGCGCCGCATTGAACGTTCCCGAGCTCGAGCGCGCTGCCGAGGGAGGTGCCGCGAAAGACTGGCAGGCTGCCGTCGAAGCCGAACGCCACCGGCTGGAAGCGCTGATGCGCGGCCAGGGCTATCTTGAGGCGCGGGTCGAAATGCCTGATGCTGGCCCCGGCGCAGGCGCTCCTGCCAAAGTGCAGCTCAAGCCTGTGATCGGGCCGCTTTTCCGGGTTGGCATGGTCGAGGTCGATGGTCTCGACAGCGTTGCCACCGATGCGGTTCGCGATGATGTTTCACGACAGATGATGGAGGCAGTCGGCAAGCCGGCGCGTGGCGATCTCCTGGCAACCCTTGAGGACGAGGTGCTGTGGCGGCTGCGCACTGCATCCCATCCGTTTGTCCGCGTCGCCGATCGCGTGTTGTTGCCGATGCCGGGGCAGGCGCTGGCGACTGTCCGCATCGTCGTCGAGCCAGGAGCGTCGGCACGGTTTGGCGCCGTCTCCTATAGCGGCCTTGTCGGCCTCAAGGAAGAAGAGCTGAACCGCCTGCAGCCTTTCAAGCAGGGTGATCCCTACGATCCCGAGGCGCTCGACAGTTTTCGCGTGGCATTGCTTGCGCATCCGTCGGTCAAGAATGTCAGGCTGCGGTTGCCTGATGCGGTGGACGCCAACGGCCAACTGCAGCTACGCGCCGAACTTGAGGAAGAACAGCTCCGCGCCGATGGCGCGGCCGGCTCCTATCGGACCGGCCTCGTCGCCGCTGTTTCTGCGATCGCAGCACTGGCGATCAGGCAGGTTTCGGTCGCCAGCCTGCGTCCGGGCCGTTCACGCTGGCCGCTCTGGCTCGAGGTGGTACCGGTGCTGCTGCTTGCCGCCGCATTCTACCTGATCGCGCAAAGAATGCTGCTTCTGGCGTTCCCCGGCTGAGGGCCGGACAGCAGATACCCTCTAAGTATCCTTGAACCCTATGGTCCATTTCGCTGCGTGCCGCACGCGGGCATCGACTGCAGTGATGGGCAGCTTCTCCAGGAAGTATTCGGCATGGGCGTGCGGGGTCGCGCCAAATCGCTGCTTGTAGTGCGCGAGCGAAGCCGAGGCGCCGGTTTCGCCGAAGTGGTAGTAGCGGCAGCCGCTGTGGCAGGCCTCTTCTATGGCGAGTTTCTGGATCAGGTCGTTGGCGCCCGAGCTTCCCAGCGCCTGGCGGTCGATCGCCCCGCGTGCGTCGTTGACATTGCCATATTGCAGCACGAAGGCGGCAGCCGCCGGCTTGCCGTCGACCCAGGCGACCCAGATGCGGCAGGCGTCGCCGAAATGCCTGGCGATGGAACTGAATTTCGCCATCGGATCGCGCCGCCTGCCACGTAAATGCGCGAGCATGCGTGGCTCGTGTTGCTTGTCGGCCCAGCGGTCGAAGGATGTGCGCAAAAGCTGATGGAACACCGGCACCAGCTTGCCGGTGGTGTCGCGTTCGACGACGATGCCGCTGCGTTCGGCCTTGCGCACCCGTGTCCGCGTCGTCTTCTTGAAGCGTGTCGCCCACACCGCGTCGAAGCCTCCGTCGAGGTCGAGAATGTGGGCAAGGCCGGGCACTGAGGTAACGTGGGGAGGTGCCGCGGCGGCCCACAAATGGGCGTGCCGCGGATTGGGTCTGACCGAGATCCTGAGATAGGGCAGGTCGGCCAGGTCTTCGAAAATCGCGCTGAGATGCTCGACCTTCGGCATGAGCGACGAGAGCACGCCGCCACGGCCCCAGGCATAGGGCATCGACTCGGCGACCGAAAATCTGGCTGGCAGATGCCTGTTGCGCACCATCGGCAGCACGTAGTGGTGCCCGTCGGCGAAGCGATAGGCTCGGCTCGCGTCCTGGTACTTGCCCAGCGCGCAAAGGCTGTCGAGCCAGGCTGGAGATTGGTAGGGCAGAGCTTCGGGATCGGCGAGCATGAGGCGATGCCAGAGGTCGCGCGGCGCCGGGCTTTGCACGTCGAACGCCGCCAGCGTGCGCGCCATGGCGTTCACGTCCCGTACGTTCCCGAAATCTGTCGGATCGGTATCCGTCCGAAGCCTCCCACTTTCCACCTAATGTCGCAGATTTTTTGAGATATCACTACCTTTGGAGTGGTGGAGTTGCTTTTCAATTTTGCGTTTGTTCAGAAATGGTTACCGCACTGCCGTAAAGATATTGTGCATCACAATTTTGTTATTGCTTCGTGATGGAAAATTATCTCCGAAAAGCCAGTCAAAGTCTAACTCATTTAAATAAAGCATTTCTGGCAGATAGCCGCTATTTCGACAACTAAGTCGATGCGTTGCAAATCCTAAGACATGACCTTGGATTAGAGCCGGAATGGGCCGTGTCATTTACCCAAGCAGGCAAAACAGCTTGACGCGGCATCGGGCAACCGTCCTAGTTAACAGATCGTAAGCGACAGATTTCCGGGCAAACCGGCAAATGCGCGCGAACCGCCACTTTGCGGAACCACGCAGGCAACGGCCGGCTACCTTCTGAAGCGACGAGCCAGAGTAATCAGGCCTATCGGGTTGGTGCATGGGTAAGGGGTTGTGGGGCGTGGCGCTGGCGGGCGTCTGGTGGTTCGGGCATACGGGCGCCTTGGCGCAAGGCGTCGAGCCGCCACTGATAAAAGGGCAATGGGAACGGATCTTCACCGAGGAGTTCGACCAGCCCAGGCTCGACCGCAGCAAGTGGACCCGCTGTTATTGGTGGGACAAGGACGGCTGTACCAATCTCGCCAACAAGGAACTGCAGTGGTACATGCCTGACAATGTCAGCGTCGCCGATGGCGTGCTACGGCTGACAGCCAGGCCGGAGACGGTGACCGGCCATGAAGGGCGAACCTTCGACTACACCTCGGGCATGGTGACGACGGGCCGCGATTACCTCGAGCGTGCCAAGCCAGACCGGTTCGCGACCAAATACGGCTATTTCGAAATCCGTGCCAAGATACCCAAGGGCAAGGGGCTTTGGCCGGCGATCTGGCTGTTGCCGTCGACACAGGAGCCGCGCCCGGAGATCGACATCCTCGAAGTCCTGGGCCACGCACCCGACACTTACGAAATGCACCTTCACTATCTCGACAAGAAGAAGGACTGGAAGAGCGAGGGCAAGAACGCCAAGACCGTCGACCTTTCCGCCGATTGGCATGCCTATGGTCTGGAATGGAGCAAAGATGCCGTCGTCTGGTATCTCGATGGCAAGGAGATGTGGCGCTACACCAAGCCCGCGGGTATCTCGCAGGAGCCGATGTATCTGCTCATCAATCTGGCCGTCGGTGGCAACTGGCCCGGTTCGCCTGATGCCAAGACCAAGTTTCCGGCCGATTTCCTGATCGACTATGTTCGTGTCTGGCGGCGTTCCGGACCATGACCGCGCACCCGCCCACCCTGCGGCACCGAGAGCCCGCGGCGGCACAGGCGGGGACAAGGCGCGGACGTGGCTGGAGGTCGTTCATCCCGTCGGCGCTGATGGGTTCGTCGTTGATGCGCAACGGCTATGCGCTGATCGCCAACAGCGGCCTGAGTGCAGTGCTGGGACTGGCGTTCTGGTTCCTCGCGGCACGCTACTGTTCGCAGGAGGCGATCGGTCTCGGCGGCGCGATCACCGCCACCATCGTCAACCTGTCCAATGCTGCCCAACTCAATTTCGGTAACCTGCTGGTCCGCTTCGTGCCGACGGTCGGCGGACGCGCTGCCCGGCTGATCCTGTTCGCCTACGCCACATCCTTCATCGCCTCGGTCATCGTCGCCGTCGTCTTCCTGCTGGTAGTCGGCGCCTTCATGCCCAAGCTCGACGTGCTGACCGAGAGTGCGGGCGTCATATTGTGGTTCGTGGCAACCGTCGCCGTCTGGTCGGTGTTTGCGCTGCAAGACAGCGCGCTTTCGGGCCTGCGCCAGTCGATCTGGGTGCCGGTCTCGAAGACCATCTACCAGATCGTCAAGATCGCCATGCTCATTCCGCTGGCGCTTGCCGGGCTCGGCTGGGAAGCCATCGCGCTGTCATGGACAGCACCTGTGCTGGTCTTCGTAATTGCCGTCAACCTGTTGATTTTCAAGCGTCTCGTGCCGAGCGCGCAGGCTGGAACCGGCCACGCCCATCTGATCGACCGCCGCGCCATGGCGCGCTTCTTTGGCTGGGACTACATCGGCTCGGTGTCGATGATGGTAGCCTGGACGGCGACGCCGCTGGTCGTGCTCAACTTCGTCGGCGCGGCTGAAAGCGCCAGCTTCTTCGTCGCCTGGACGATCTTCACCTCGCTCTATTATGTGGGCGGCTCGATGGGGCTGTCGCTGCTGGCCGAGGGCGCGAGCGACGCGGGCCGGCTGCGCTCGCTGGCGGCGGATGCGGCGGTCATGTCGGTGCTGCCGCTGCTCGGTCTCGTCGTGCTGATGCTGGTGTTTGCCCATCCGATCATGTCGGTGTTCGGTGCGGCCTATGCCACCGAAGGTGCATCGATCCTCCGGGTGTTCACCCTTGCCAGCGTCGTTTCCGCCGTGCTCTCCATCTACCTGTCGATCGCCCGCACCAAGGGCTGGATGCGTTCGGTGGCGGCCGCCGAATTTGCCACATTGGTCATCGCACTCGGTGCGGGTGCGATTCTGGTGCGCAGTGAAGGCCCGATCGGGATGGCGCATGCCTGGCTGCTGGCAATGCTGGTGGTCACCTTAGGCGTCGGTGCACTCGCCCTTGTCACCAACCGCCGTCATAGCATCCATGACTGGGGGCTTGCGGTTGCCGCCTCGCTGAAAACGCTCTCGGCCCAGTTCCTGCCCTTCGGCCGCAACAAGGGGCTCCTCGTTCCTGATGACGCAGAGCTTCGGCCGCTGCTTGCGAAGACGGGAAGCTCCGTCTCCTCAGGCTGGCATGCGCTGAGATCCGAGCACGGACCCGAGGGAACCGAGATCGTCTATCTCGGCGACCCGGCGCTGGATGATGCGACGTGGCACGAGCCGGTACGGTCGCAAGGCACATATGCCGTTCTCCGCAGCGCGCGCGATCCGATCGCCGCAGCCTATCTCGAACGCCTGATCGACAACCTGGATCTGCTACACGCGGATGCGCGTCTTCAGGAACTGTGGCCGATGCTGCCGACGAGGCTGAACCTGACTCGCATCGAGGGCGCCGTCGATTGCATCGAGACCGTGGTATCAGGGATAGACGGGCGCGTGCTTCTGCGTGGCGCTTCCGAGCGGCAAGCGGGCCTCGAAGTTGCCGCGAAGGCCATAGCCACCTTGCATGGCCAGACGGCGGTGATGCGCACCATCGACGACGTCTGGTTCCACGAATGGGTCGAGCGCCCGGCCGCAAAGCTCGCGCATCTCGGCGGATCGACGATGTCGGCTGGGGCACGGCGGCGGGCGATCGAGCGTTTCGTTGCCCAG
The nucleotide sequence above comes from Aminobacter aminovorans. Encoded proteins:
- a CDS encoding glycoside hydrolase family 16 protein, whose amino-acid sequence is MGKGLWGVALAGVWWFGHTGALAQGVEPPLIKGQWERIFTEEFDQPRLDRSKWTRCYWWDKDGCTNLANKELQWYMPDNVSVADGVLRLTARPETVTGHEGRTFDYTSGMVTTGRDYLERAKPDRFATKYGYFEIRAKIPKGKGLWPAIWLLPSTQEPRPEIDILEVLGHAPDTYEMHLHYLDKKKDWKSEGKNAKTVDLSADWHAYGLEWSKDAVVWYLDGKEMWRYTKPAGISQEPMYLLINLAVGGNWPGSPDAKTKFPADFLIDYVRVWRRSGP
- a CDS encoding phosphotransferase, translated to MTAHPPTLRHREPAAAQAGTRRGRGWRSFIPSALMGSSLMRNGYALIANSGLSAVLGLAFWFLAARYCSQEAIGLGGAITATIVNLSNAAQLNFGNLLVRFVPTVGGRAARLILFAYATSFIASVIVAVVFLLVVGAFMPKLDVLTESAGVILWFVATVAVWSVFALQDSALSGLRQSIWVPVSKTIYQIVKIAMLIPLALAGLGWEAIALSWTAPVLVFVIAVNLLIFKRLVPSAQAGTGHAHLIDRRAMARFFGWDYIGSVSMMVAWTATPLVVLNFVGAAESASFFVAWTIFTSLYYVGGSMGLSLLAEGASDAGRLRSLAADAAVMSVLPLLGLVVLMLVFAHPIMSVFGAAYATEGASILRVFTLASVVSAVLSIYLSIARTKGWMRSVAAAEFATLVIALGAGAILVRSEGPIGMAHAWLLAMLVVTLGVGALALVTNRRHSIHDWGLAVAASLKTLSAQFLPFGRNKGLLVPDDAELRPLLAKTGSSVSSGWHALRSEHGPEGTEIVYLGDPALDDATWHEPVRSQGTYAVLRSARDPIAAAYLERLIDNLDLLHADARLQELWPMLPTRLNLTRIEGAVDCIETVVSGIDGRVLLRGASERQAGLEVAAKAIATLHGQTAVMRTIDDVWFHEWVERPAAKLAHLGGSTMSAGARRRAIERFVAQQRRYWLGRQVRLGWCHGDLWPQNLNFATGEGHAARLACLLEWGNARSNAPRGFDGCVLAVAMRMMTSTEPLGAVIADLLWASQWGDDERQWLGNGSDGEDDWSDDGTAIRAMVGLVWLHQVSERARRPGQAGVGRLWIASNVDRVLRIVSTDGGAV
- a CDS encoding GNAT family N-acetyltransferase produces the protein MARTLAAFDVQSPAPRDLWHRLMLADPEALPYQSPAWLDSLCALGKYQDASRAYRFADGHHYVLPMVRNRHLPARFSVAESMPYAWGRGGVLSSLMPKVEHLSAIFEDLADLPYLRISVRPNPRHAHLWAAAAPPHVTSVPGLAHILDLDGGFDAVWATRFKKTTRTRVRKAERSGIVVERDTTGKLVPVFHQLLRTSFDRWADKQHEPRMLAHLRGRRRDPMAKFSSIARHFGDACRIWVAWVDGKPAAAAFVLQYGNVNDARGAIDRQALGSSGANDLIQKLAIEEACHSGCRYYHFGETGASASLAHYKQRFGATPHAHAEYFLEKLPITAVDARVRHAAKWTIGFKDT